The Brachionichthys hirsutus isolate HB-005 chromosome 1, CSIRO-AGI_Bhir_v1, whole genome shotgun sequence genome has a window encoding:
- the gtf2f2a gene encoding general transcription factor IIF subunit 2 isoform X1 — protein MSEKGEVDLTGAKQNMGVWLVKVPKYLAQQWEKATGRGDVGKLRICKNGNQGKAEVSFTLDEELTVIQGLEDKAVSAPRDHPFTMQTVGGQTLAVFTENSSGQSEERSDGSSSVSGAGSGPDKIALEGVVVQRAECRPAVSDSYMRLKRLQIEESSKPVRLSQQLQNPVTNNYKPVANHSYNLEYERKKKEEGKRARADKHQVLDMLFSAFEKHQYYNIKDLVDITKQPVIYLKEILRDIGVYNVKGTHKNTWELRPEYRHYQGEEKTDE, from the exons ATGTCAGAGAAAGGAGAAGTGGATTTAACCGGTGCCAAACAGAACATGGGCGTTTGGCTCGTAAAG GTGCCTAAATATCTCGCTCAGCAATGGGAAAAGGCGACTGGCAGAGGAGATGTCGGGAAACTCCGAATCTGCAA GAATGGAAACCAAGGAAAAGCAGAG GTGTCTTTTACTTTGGATGAAGAGCTGACTGTAATTCAGGGTTTAGAAGATAAGGCCGTGTCTGCGCCTCGTGACCACCCATTCACCATGCAGACAGTGGGAGGTCAGACTCTGGCTGTCTTCACTGAAAATTCATCAG GCCAGTCAGAAGAGAGATCTGATGGCAGCAGCTCAGTTTCGGGGGCGGGGTCAGGTCCAG ATAAAATCGCCTTGGAGGGAGTGGTGGTGCAGCGAGCAGAGTGCAGGCCTGCTGTCAGTGACAGCTATATGAGGCTGAAGAG GTTGCAAATTGAAGAGTCCTCCAAGCCAGTCAGGCTGTCACAACAGCTGCAAAATCCTGTCACCAACAACTACAAGCCGGTGGCCAACCACAGTTACAAC CTCGAGtatgagaggaagaagaaggaggagggcAAGAGAGCAAGAGCCGACAAACACCAGGTGCTGGACATGCTGTTTTCTGCTTTTGAGAAGCACCAGTACTACAACATCAAAGATCTGGTGGACATCACCAAACAGCCGGtg ATTTACTTGAAGGAAATTTTGCGCGATATCGGCGTGTACAACGTGAAGGGAACACACAAGAACACCTGGGAGCTCAGGCCAGAATACCGGCACTACcaaggagaggaaaaaacagaCGAATAG
- the gtf2f2a gene encoding general transcription factor IIF subunit 2 isoform X2: protein MSEKGEVDLTGAKQNMGVWLVKVPKYLAQQWEKATGRGDVGKLRICKNGNQGKAEVSFTLDEELTVIQGLEDKAVSAPRDHPFTMQTVGGQTLAVFTENSSGESDGSSSVSGAGSGPDKIALEGVVVQRAECRPAVSDSYMRLKRLQIEESSKPVRLSQQLQNPVTNNYKPVANHSYNLEYERKKKEEGKRARADKHQVLDMLFSAFEKHQYYNIKDLVDITKQPVIYLKEILRDIGVYNVKGTHKNTWELRPEYRHYQGEEKTDE from the exons ATGTCAGAGAAAGGAGAAGTGGATTTAACCGGTGCCAAACAGAACATGGGCGTTTGGCTCGTAAAG GTGCCTAAATATCTCGCTCAGCAATGGGAAAAGGCGACTGGCAGAGGAGATGTCGGGAAACTCCGAATCTGCAA GAATGGAAACCAAGGAAAAGCAGAG GTGTCTTTTACTTTGGATGAAGAGCTGACTGTAATTCAGGGTTTAGAAGATAAGGCCGTGTCTGCGCCTCGTGACCACCCATTCACCATGCAGACAGTGGGAGGTCAGACTCTGGCTGTCTTCACTGAAAATTCATCAGGTGA ATCTGATGGCAGCAGCTCAGTTTCGGGGGCGGGGTCAGGTCCAG ATAAAATCGCCTTGGAGGGAGTGGTGGTGCAGCGAGCAGAGTGCAGGCCTGCTGTCAGTGACAGCTATATGAGGCTGAAGAG GTTGCAAATTGAAGAGTCCTCCAAGCCAGTCAGGCTGTCACAACAGCTGCAAAATCCTGTCACCAACAACTACAAGCCGGTGGCCAACCACAGTTACAAC CTCGAGtatgagaggaagaagaaggaggagggcAAGAGAGCAAGAGCCGACAAACACCAGGTGCTGGACATGCTGTTTTCTGCTTTTGAGAAGCACCAGTACTACAACATCAAAGATCTGGTGGACATCACCAAACAGCCGGtg ATTTACTTGAAGGAAATTTTGCGCGATATCGGCGTGTACAACGTGAAGGGAACACACAAGAACACCTGGGAGCTCAGGCCAGAATACCGGCACTACcaaggagaggaaaaaacagaCGAATAG
- the gtf2f2a gene encoding general transcription factor IIF subunit 2 isoform X3 gives MSEKGEVDLTGAKQNMGVWLVKVPKYLAQQWEKATGRGDVGKLRICKNGNQGKAEVSFTLDEELTVIQGLEDKAVSAPRDHPFTMQTVGGQTLAVFTENSSDKIALEGVVVQRAECRPAVSDSYMRLKRLQIEESSKPVRLSQQLQNPVTNNYKPVANHSYNLEYERKKKEEGKRARADKHQVLDMLFSAFEKHQYYNIKDLVDITKQPVIYLKEILRDIGVYNVKGTHKNTWELRPEYRHYQGEEKTDE, from the exons ATGTCAGAGAAAGGAGAAGTGGATTTAACCGGTGCCAAACAGAACATGGGCGTTTGGCTCGTAAAG GTGCCTAAATATCTCGCTCAGCAATGGGAAAAGGCGACTGGCAGAGGAGATGTCGGGAAACTCCGAATCTGCAA GAATGGAAACCAAGGAAAAGCAGAG GTGTCTTTTACTTTGGATGAAGAGCTGACTGTAATTCAGGGTTTAGAAGATAAGGCCGTGTCTGCGCCTCGTGACCACCCATTCACCATGCAGACAGTGGGAGGTCAGACTCTGGCTGTCTTCACTGAAAATTCATCAG ATAAAATCGCCTTGGAGGGAGTGGTGGTGCAGCGAGCAGAGTGCAGGCCTGCTGTCAGTGACAGCTATATGAGGCTGAAGAG GTTGCAAATTGAAGAGTCCTCCAAGCCAGTCAGGCTGTCACAACAGCTGCAAAATCCTGTCACCAACAACTACAAGCCGGTGGCCAACCACAGTTACAAC CTCGAGtatgagaggaagaagaaggaggagggcAAGAGAGCAAGAGCCGACAAACACCAGGTGCTGGACATGCTGTTTTCTGCTTTTGAGAAGCACCAGTACTACAACATCAAAGATCTGGTGGACATCACCAAACAGCCGGtg ATTTACTTGAAGGAAATTTTGCGCGATATCGGCGTGTACAACGTGAAGGGAACACACAAGAACACCTGGGAGCTCAGGCCAGAATACCGGCACTACcaaggagaggaaaaaacagaCGAATAG
- the gpalpp1 gene encoding GPALPP motifs-containing protein 1, whose translation MSSDRPIGSALPPMSRGKKSDEDYDNENDFSGPALPPGYKRGEASSSSDESEQEVVVKRAKTGHADADRSAEKAARIMEQDREDDGFFGPALPPGFKKQQSSPVRTPVLGPALPPGFRRAAYNDNDNDGEDGEDFPGPALPPDYRAESSSSEDEDVIGPMPSTEPVQDSVALDFERRARKMKEKLTGDDIPEVVTRETWMTELPPELQHIGLEARAFKKKSGPENKDRSIWTDTPADRERKIRERLEGKKKEEVEKKDVPQLSQKDLEMATKVSNYNESKRAESLMSMHAKTMKEKAKDEADKPVERRAFDRDADLQVNRFDDAQKQRLLKKSQELNTRFSHSKDRMFL comes from the exons ATGTCGTCTGATCGACCAATTGGATCCGCCTTACCCCCGATGTCCAGAGGAAAGAAGAGCGATGAAGACTATGATAACGAAAACGATT TCTCTGGCCCTGCATTGCCACCCGGATACAAACGGGGAGAAGCGTCGAGCTCCTCGGATGAAAGTGAACAGGAGGTGGTGGTCAAAAGAGCAAAAACGGGACACGCCGATGCAGACAGGTCCGCAGAGAA GGCAGCGAGGATCATGGAACAAGACAGAGAGGATGATGGCTTCTTTGGGCCAGCGTTGCCACCAGGATTTAAGAAACAACAGAGTTCACCTGTGAG AACACCTGTACTGGGGCCAGCTTTGCCTCCTGGGTTTCGCAGAGCAGCATACAacgataatgataatgatggtgaagatggagaggaTTTTCCAGGACCTGCTCTACCTCCAGACTACCGCGCTGAGTCATCCAGCAGCGAGGACGAGGATGTGATCGGGCCCATGCCATCCACAGAGCCTGTTCAAGACTCTGTGGCCCTGGACTTTGAGCGGAGGGCAcggaaaatgaaagaaaaactgaCGGGAGAT GACATCCCTGAGGTGGTGACCAGAGAAACGTGGATGACGGAGCTCCCACCAGAGCTGCAGCACATTGGTTTGGAGGCTCGAGCATTCAAGAAGAAGTCAGGTCCAGAAAACAAAGATCGCTCCATTTGGACAGATACGCCAGCGGACAGAGAGCGCAAAATCAGG GAACGCCTCGAGggaaagaagaaggaagaggtgGAGAAAAAGGATGTCCCACAACTCTCCCAAAAAGACTTGGAAATGGCAACAAAAGTGTCCAACTATAAC GAGTCTAAGCGTGCCGAGTCTCTAATGAGCATGCACGCAAAGACGATGAAGGAAAAAGCAAAGGACGAAGCTGACAAACCGGTAGAAAGGAGAGCCTTCGATCGGGATGCAGACTTGCAGGTGAATCGCTTTGATGACGCCCAGAAGCAGCGGCTGTTGAAGAAGTCTCAGGAACTAAACACGCGATTCTCCCACAGCAAGGACCGAATGTTCCTGTAA
- the ercc3 gene encoding general transcription and DNA repair factor IIH helicase/translocase subunit XPB: MGKKDKVDRDRKSKKRLYEEEEDEDELVGSESQGSIPAAAGKQVEESTTKLDEYGAKDYRVQMLLKNDHSSRPLWVAPDGHIFLEAFSPVYKYAQDFLVAIAEPVCRPNHVHEYKLTAYSLYAAVSVGLQTSDIVEYLQKLSKTSVPDGIVQFIQLCTVSYGKVKMVLKHNRYFVESAFPDVIQRLLQDNVIRDCRLRTADGGDAELITEVIHSKSAIAKFVHEKGDAPTSQQPSDGQMSSQQVPEDIFSYYEQMDKEEEEEEETQTVSFEIRQEMIEELQKRCIQLEYPLLAEYDFRNDTVNPDINIDLKPTAVLRPYQEKSLRKMFGNGRARSGVIVLPCGAGKSLVGVTAACTVRKRCLVLGNSSVSVEQWKAQFKMWSTIDDSQICRFTSDAKDKPIGCSVAISTYSMLGHTTKRSWEAEKVMEWMRSQEWGLIILDEVHTIPARMFRRVLTIVQAHCKLGLTATLVREDDKIVDLNFLIGPKLFEANWMELQNNGYIAKVQCAEVWCPMSPEFYREYVAIKTKKRILFYTMNPNKFRACQFLIRFHERRNDKIMVFADNVFALKEYAIRLNKPYIYGPTSQGERMQILQNFKHNPKINTIFISKVGDTSFDLPEANVLIQISSHGGSRRQEAQRLGRVLRAKKGMVAEEYNAYFYSLVSQDTQEMAYSTKRQRFLVDQGYSFKVITKLAGMEEEDLMFSSRDEQQQLLQKVIAASDLDAEEEVVVGDLGARPQFSRRTGTMSSMSGADDTVYMEYQSRASKAAAANKGVHPLFKRFRK, translated from the exons ATGGGGAAAAAGGATAAAGTTGATCGGG ATAGGAAGTCCAAAAAGCGTTtatacgaggaggaggaagatgaagatgaactgGTGGGCAGTGAGTCTCAAGGGTCCATCCCGGCTGCTGCAGGGAAACAAGTGGAGGAATCCACGACCAAACTGGATGAGTACGGAGCCAAAGACTACCGTGTTCAGATGCTTCTGAAGAATGATCACTCTTCACGACCTCTCTGGGTG gcaCCGGATGGACACATCTTTCTGGAAGCTTTCTCACCGGTGTACAAGTATGCCCAGGATTTCTTGGTGGCCATTGCAGAGCCAGTTTGCAGGCCTAACCACGTCCATGAGTACAAGTTGACGGCCTATTCCTTGTATGCAGCTGTTAGTGTGGGGCTGCAAACCTCTGATATTGTGGAGTACCTGCAGAAACTCAGTAAGACGTCTGTACCCGATGGAATCGTGCAGTTCATCCAG CTCTGCACTGTGAGCTATGGCAAAGTCAAGATGGTGCTCAAACACAATAG GTACTTTGTAGAGAGTGCCTTTCCCGATGTGATCCAGCGTCTTCTGCAGGACAATGTGATCCGGGATTGTCGTCTCCGAACTGCAGATGGAGGAGACGCTGAGCTTATTACCGAAGTCATCCACAGCAAGTCAGCG ATCGCAAAGTTTGTTCATGAAAAGGGAGATGCTCCCACCTCACAGCAGCCCAGCGATGGACAAATGTCAAGCCAGCAGGTTCCAGAAGACATCTTCAGCTATTATGAGCAGatggacaaagaggaggaggaggaggaggaaacacaGACTGTGTCATTTGAGATCCGCCAG GAGATGATTGAAGAGTTGCAGAAGCGCTGTATTCAGCTGGAGTACCCCCTGCTAGCCGAGTACGACTTTCGCAATGACACAGTCAACCCGGATATCAACATAGACCTGAAGCCCACTGCTGTGTTGCGGCCCTACCAGGAAAAGAGTCTGCGCAAGATGTTTGGGAACGGCCGTGCTCGATCCGGGGTCATCGTGCTGCCCTGCG GAGCGGGCAAATCTCTAGTGGGTGTGACGGCAGCGTGCACCGTGCGGAAGCGCTGCCTGGTGCTGGGTAattcctctgtgtctgtggagcaGTGGAAGGCTCAGTTCAAAATGTGGTCAACCATCGATGACTCTCAGATCTGCCGCTTCACTTCTGATGCCAAGGATAAGCCCATCGGCTGCTCGGTGGCCATCAGCACCTATTCTATGCTGGGCCACACCACCAAGCGTTCCTGGGAGGCGGAGAAGGTCATGGAGTGGATGCGGAGCCAGGAGTGGGGACTCATCATCCTGGATGAGGTGCACACCATCCCTG CAAGGATGTTTCGCCGTGTCCTGACTATAGTCCAGGCTCATTGCAAACTTGGACTCACCGCAACACTGGTCAGGGAAGATGACAAGATTGTGGACCTCAACTTCCTAATAGGACCAAAGCTATTCGAGGCTAACTGGATGGAATTGCAGAACAATGGCTACATTGCCAAAGTCCAGTGTGCAGAG GTGTGGTGCCCCATGTCTCCAGAGTTTTACAGAGAGTACGTGGCCATAAAGACAAAGAAGCGAATCCTGTTTTACACGATGAACCCCAACAAGTTCCGCGCTTGCCAGTTTCTCATTCGCTTCCACGAACGGCGCAACGACAAGATTATGGTCTTTGCTGACAACGTGTTTGCCTTGAAGGAATACGCCATTCGCCTCAACAA GCCTTACATCTACGGGCCGACCTCTCAGGGTGAACGCATGCAGATCTTACAGAACTTCAAACACAACCCCAAAATCAACACCATTTTCATCTCCAAG GTTGGAGACACCTCATTTGACCTGCCAGAAGCCAACGTTTTGATACAGATCTCCTCCCATGGCGGATCACGCAGGCAGGAGGCCCAGAGGCTTGGCAGAGTCCTACGAGCCAAGAAAG GAATGGTAGCAGAGGAGTACAATGCGTACTTCTACTCACTGGTGTCCCAGGACACCCAGGAGATGGCCTACTCGACGAAGAGGCAGAGGTTCCTGGTGGACCAGGGCTACAGCTTTAAG GTTATCACCAAGTTAGCGGGGATGGAAGAGGAGGACTTGATGTTCTCCTCTAGAgatgaacagcagcagctgcttcagaaGGTCATCGCCGCTTCAGACTTGGATGCTGAAGAGGAAGTGGTGGTGGGGGATTTGGGAGCACGGCCACAG ttctcaAGGCGAACGGGAACTATGAGCTCCATGTCGGGTGCCGATGACACCGTCTACATGGAATACCAGAGTCGAGCAAGCAAAGCCGCCGCAGCGAACAAGGGCGTCCATCCGCTGTTCAAACGTTTCAGGAAGTAG